Proteins from a single region of Rhipicephalus sanguineus isolate Rsan-2018 chromosome 5, BIME_Rsan_1.4, whole genome shotgun sequence:
- the LOC119392826 gene encoding protein GVQW3-like codes for MTERLEQRYCIKFCQKLGDSQVETIGKIKTAFGDDAMSRTQIKEWYNRFKDGRTSVESEPRSGRPSTCRNDQVIAEVNAVVMRGRRVTIREIAEEVGISTFSAHSTMTEDLAMKRVAAKFVPKLLTVVQKQLRVEVSQDMLDLTSSDPNFMNIVITGDESWVYGYDPETKSHSGSIPRHQHQRKPAKCAATSK; via the coding sequence atgacggagCGACTGGAGCAGCGATACTGCATAAAATTTTGTCAGAAACTGGGCGACAGCCAAGTGGAAACCATTGGGAAGATCAAGACGGCTTTCGGTGACGACGCTATGAGCCGCACACAGAttaaggagtggtacaaccggtttaaagacggccgcacatcggtggagagcgagccacgctccggtcggccatcaacatgccgaaatgaccaggtaattgccgaagtgaacgctgtggtgatgcggggccgtcgtgtgactatccgggaaattgcggaagaggtgggcatcagcactttctctgcacattccactatgaccgaagatttggccatgaagagagttgcgGCGAAATTCGTGCCGAAACTGCTCACGGTGGTgcaaaagcaacttcgtgttgaagtctcACAGGACATGCTGGATTTAACAAGCAGTGACCCTAACTTCATGAATATCGTTATCACTGGTGACGAGTCTTGGGTGTACGGGTACGACCCGGAAACCAAATCCcacagtggaagcattccacgTCACCAACACCAAAGAAAGCCCGCCAAGTGCGCAGCAACGTCAAAGTGA